One window of Strix aluco isolate bStrAlu1 chromosome 24, bStrAlu1.hap1, whole genome shotgun sequence genomic DNA carries:
- the LOC141934369 gene encoding feather keratin Cos1-1/Cos1-3/Cos2-1-like, with product MSLSENYYFHKGVPLGLRQCRTTIKDSPALCSLIRFSRLLLLGNQVHLRPRDMSCCNPCVPCCQPCCQPCGPTPLANSCNEPCVRQCQNSTVVIEPSPVVVTLPGPILSSFPQNTVVGSTTSAAVGSILSCDGVPINSGGFDLSCITSRYCGRRCPPC from the exons atgagcttgtcagaaaattattacttccacaaagg ggtgcctctgggcctgaggcagtgcaggactaCTATAAAAGACAGCCCAGCGCTCTGCTCTCTCATCCGCTTCTCTCGCCTCCTTCTCCTTGGGAATCAG gtgcacctccggccccgagacatgtcctgctgcaacccgtgcgtgccctgctgccagccctgctgccagccctgcggcccaaccccgctggccaacagctgcaatgagccctgtgtcaggcagtgccagaactccaccgtcgtcatcgagccctcccccgtggtggtgaccctgcccggccccatcctcagctccttcccacagaacaccgttgtgggctctaccacctccgctgccgttggcagcatcctcagctgtgacggagtgcccatcaactctgggggctttgacctctcctgcattaccagccgctactgtggcagaaggtgccccccctgctaa
- the LOC141934173 gene encoding feather keratin Cos1-1/Cos1-3/Cos2-1, translated as MSCCNPCVPCCQPCGPTPLANSCNEPCVRQCQNSTVVIEPSPVVVTLPGPILSSFPQNTVVGSTTSAAVGSILSCDGVPINSGGFDLSCITSRYCGRRCPPC; from the coding sequence atgtcctgctgcaacccgtgcgtgccctgctgccagccctgcggcccaaccccgctggccaacagctgcaatgagccctgtgtcaggcagtgccagaactccaccgtcgtcatcgagccctcccccgtggtggtgaccctgcccggccccatcctcagctccttcccacagaacaccgttgtgggctctaccacctccgctgccgttggcagcatcctcagctgtgacggagtgcccatcaactctgggggctttgacctctcctgcattaccagccgctactgtggcagaaggtgccccccctgctaa
- the LOC141934294 gene encoding feather keratin Cos1-2-like, translating to MSCCNPCQPCCQPCGPTPLANSCNEPCVRQCQSSTVAIQPSPVVVTLPGPILSFFPQNTIVGFSTSAAFGSILNCQGVPINSRCCDLSCIGSHYCGRRCLPCQSHWGLPMEEKNIVLVKSS from the coding sequence atgtcctgctgcaacccctgtcagccctgctgccagccctgcggcccaaccccgctggccaacagctgcaatgagccttgtgtcaggcagtgccagagctccaccgttgccatccagccctcccctgTGGTGGTGACTCTGcctggccccatcctcagcttcttcccacagaacaccATTGTGGGCTTCTCTACCTCTGCTGCCTTTGGCAGCATTCTCAACTGTCagggagtgcccatcaactccaGGTGTTGTGACCTCTCCTGCATTGGCAGCCACTACTGTGGCAGGAGGTGTCTTCCCTGCCAAAGCCACTGGGGACTTCCCATGGAA